A genomic window from Pyricularia oryzae 70-15 chromosome 7, whole genome shotgun sequence includes:
- a CDS encoding ent-kaurene oxidase: MLTLNMLEILFRPAVAAPLVLLTSYIVYNFFLKPNNLPDLPIAGAREGDWFPYWQAKWRNTMDSKNALKSAYRQFKDQEQPYRFPLAGGMGETVVLPKEWTGFINSQPDNVLSLYDQASEFFQLDHTFLDSKLHHPPVHVDLIARDLTKQIGNLVTEMEEETRLALDHEWGKPDDWTDVGVYDTVQTMLGMVSARVAYGRDLCREPRLFQLSMQFVHRALMCGVALHLTYGILRPMLTPLATIPINLVAPEIRRRLADWDGRRADLEKQQEASTDQPNDYLQWAIRQAKELGDPYFWKEDVLAGRLLVLNFVSIHTSAFSLAHVVMDLASCDGAVVAELRDEITSVLAAHGGEWSKRALNKMEKLDSTLRESARLNSFVTFGSNRLVTAPQGLTLPNGQTLPRGVGIMLQAYPVLHDEGIYPDAATFKPFRFAEARRDESADYVQRARNAFATTSPDYLAFGHGRHACPGRFFAATELKLLLAHMLLGYDIEPRQRPRNKWYGIGRVPDMEATVRIRRRKRE, encoded by the exons ATGCTTACGCTAAACATGCTTGAAATCTTGTTCAGACCAGCTGTCGCAGCGCCATTGGTGCTGTTGACCAGCTACATCGTTTACAACTTCTTTCTCAAGCCAAACAACCTGCCGGACCTCCCCATTGCGGGTGCGCGCGAGGGAGACTGGTTCCCTTACTGGCAGGCCAAGTGGCGTAACACGATGGACAGCAAGAATGCCCTCAAGTCTGCGTATAGACAGTTCAAGGACCAAGAACAACCGTATCGCTTCCCACTGGCGGGCGGCATGGGCGAGACGGTGGTGCTGCCCAAGGAGTGGACGGGCTTCATCAACTCGCAGCCCGACAACGTCCTCAGCCTGTACGACCAAGCCAGCGAGTTCTTCCAGCTCGACCACACGTTCCTGGACAGCAAGCTGCACCACCCGCCGGTGCATGTGGATCTCATCGCCAGGGATCTGACCAAGCAGATTGGAAACCTAGTGACGGAGATGGAAGAGGAGACAAGGCTGGCCCTCGACCACGAGTGGGGCAAGCCGGACGACTGGACCGACGTCGGGGTCTACGATACGGTCCAAACCATGCTGGGAATGGtgtcggcccgcgtcgcctACGGGAGGGACCTCTGCCGCGAGCCCAGGCTGTTCCAGCTGTCCATGCAGTTTGTGCACCGGGCGCTCATGTGCGGAGTCGCCTTGCATCTGACCTACGGCATCCTGCGGCCCATGCTCACTCCCCTGGCCACCATACCCATCAAC CTCGTGGCGCCAGAGATCAGGCGACGGCTGGCCGACTGGGACGGTCGCCGCGCGGACCTGGAGAAGCAGCAGGAGGCGTCGACAGACCAACCCAACGACTACCTGCAGTGGGCCATCAGGCAGGCCAAGGAGCTGGGCGACCCTTACTTCTGGAAGGAGGACGTCCTGGCCGGCCGCCTGCTGGTGCTCAACTTTGTCTCGATCCACACCTCGGCCTTCAGCCTCGCCCACGTGGTCATGGACCTCGCGTCGTGCGACGGGGCCGTGGTCGCGGAGCTGCGCGACGAGATCACGTCGGTGCTGGCGGCGCACGGCGGCGAGTGGAGCAAGCGGGCGCTGAACAAGATGGAGAAGCTGGACTCGACGCTGCGGGAGTCGGCGCGGCTCAACTCGTTTGTGACCTTTGGCAGCAACCGGCTCGTCACGGCGCCGCAGGGGCTGACGCTGCCCAACGGCCAGACGCTGCCGCGCGGCGTCGGCATCATGCTGCAGGCGTACCCCGTGCTGCACGACGAGGGCATCTACCCGGACGCGGCGACGTTCAAGCCGTTCCGCTTCGCCGAGGCCAGGCGCGACGAGTCCGCCGACTACGTCCAGCGCGCGCGCAACGCCTTTGCCACCACCAGCCCCGACTACCTGGCCTTTGGCCACGGGCGCCACGCCTGCCCCGGGAGGTTCTTTGCCGCCACGGAGCTCAAGCTCCTGCTGGCGCACATGCTGCTGGGCTACGACATTGAGCCCAGGCAGAGGCCGCGCAACAAGTGGTATGGCATCGGCAGGGTGCCGGACATGGAGGCCACGGTGAGGATCCGGCGGAGGAAGAGGGAGTGA
- a CDS encoding high-affinity methionine permease produces MSAPFSKERDEGVLKEEGVVKEDSHDRVNVTDSDTEIAGVSKFHVDEKRKLGVTGAVFLILNKMIGTGIFSTPSSIFAATGSVGISLMLWVIGGILTFAGISVFLEFGLAIPRSGGEKNYLERAYRHPRYLATCVLAAQMILLGFSSGNSLAFGRYVLFAAGGLGEITPDNWQARGIAVACVTFAILLHVVLPKWGIRLFNVLGVFKVIILLLIVFSGFAALAGHRLVDDPRNFDNAFAIETGDGYSGGGAYAYSNALLNIIYSFKGWENANYVVGELKNPRKTLAVAMPLAVGGTTILYVLANVAYFAAIPKSELAKSEVIVAGIFFRNVFGVRAGGTALPAFVALSNLGNVLAVSFAHARLNQEFGKEGLLPFSRFWASTKPFGTPAAALFLHWIVTVIVLLAPPAGSAYNFIVNLYTYPGAWINAFVAAGLIYLQFSKKENWSSPWHTYLPISVLYLLANAFLALVPFIPPETSWNEDGYPYYVFPIVGVGVLLLGAAYWAVWTKLWPKLGGYRIEAERITDEDGEEVIRYRKVHVR; encoded by the exons ATGTCGGCTCCGTTCTCAAAGGAGCGGGACGAAGGCGTCCTCAAAGAGGAAGGCGTTGTCAAAGAGGACAGTCATGATCGTGTCAACGTCACCGACAGCGATACGGAAATCGCGGGGGTCTCCAAATTCCACGTTGACGAGAAACGCAAGCTTGGAGTTACGGGAGCAGTGTTTCTGATTCTTAACAAGATGATTGGCACCGGAA TCTTCTCAACCCCGTCCAGCATCTTTGCAGCCACCGGCTCTGTCGGTATCTCATTGATGCTCTGGGTCATTGGCGGAATCCTCACTTTTGCCGGCATCTCGGTCTTTTTAGAATTTGGTCTCGCCATCCCCCGATCTGGCGGCGAAAAGAACTACCTCGAGCGGGCATACCGCCACCCCCGGTACCTGGCTACGTGCGTGCTCGCGGCTCAGATGATCCTGCTGGGCTTCTCGTCAGGAAACTCGCTCGCCTTTGGCCGCTACGTCCTGTtcgccgccggcggtctCGGCGAGATCACGCCGGACAACTGGCAGGCCCGCGGCATCGCCGTCGCCTGCGTCACCTTTGCCATCCTGCTGCACGTCGTGCTGCCCAAGTGGGGCATCCGCCTGTTCAACGTCCTGGGCGTGTTCAAGGTCATCATCTTGCTGCTCATAGTCTTTTCGGGCTTCGCCGCGCTGGCCGGCCACAGGCTCGTCGACGACCCGCGCAACTTTGACAACGCCTTTGCCATCGAGACGGGAGACGGCtacagcggcggcggggcaTACGCGTACTCGAATGCGCTGCTGAACATCATCTACAGCTTCAAGGGCTGggagaacgccaactacgtGGTCGGCGAGCTCAAGAACCCGCGAAAGACGCTCGCCGTCGCCATGCCCCTGGCCGTCGGCGGTACCACCATCCTCTACGTGCTCGCCAACGTGGCCTACTTTGCGGCCATCCCAAAGTCGGAACTGGCCAAGTCCGAGGTGATCGTGGCGGGCATCTTCTTCCGCAACGTGTTTGGAGTCCGTGCCGGCGGCACCGCTCTGCCGGCCTTTGTCGCCCTGTCCAACCTCGGCAACGTCCTGGCCGTCAGCTTTGCGCACGCCCGCCTGAACCAGGAGTTTGGCAAGGAGGGTCTGTTGCCGTTCAGCCGCTTCTGGGCCTCGACCAAGCCCTTTGGCACGCCGGCGGCCGCTCTCTTCCTGCACTGGATCGTCACGGTGATTGTGCTGCTGGCGCCGCCCGCCGGCTCGGCCTACAACTTCATCGTCAACCTCTACACGTACCCGGGCGCCTGGATCAACGCCTTTGTCGCGGCCGGCCTCATCTACCTCCAGTTCAGCAAGAAGGAGAACTGGTCCAGCCCCTGGCACACGTACCTGCCCATCAGCGTCCTCTACCTCTTGGCCAATGCGTTCCTCGCCCTCGTGCCCTTCATCCCGCCCGAGACCAGCTGGAACGAGGACGGATACCCGTACTACGTCTTTCCCATTGTCGGCGTCGGCGTGCTGCTCCTCGGTGCGGCCTACTGGGCCGTGTGGACCAAGTTGTGGCCCAAGCTGGGAGGCTACCGGATTGAGGCCGAGAGGATTACTGATGAGGATGGCGAGGAGGTTATTCGCTACCGCAAAGTGCACGTGAGGTGA
- a CDS encoding amino acid transporter encodes MPAYSTFTDGIGSGHSADNMARIRHRGLKPGGGQASMMSSVINLLNTIVGAGTLAMPSALSHMGITLGTAVIIWSGLASAFGLYLQSRCARYIDRGHSSFFALSQLTYPNAAVFFDAAIAIKCFGVGVSYLIIIGDLMPGVARGLVSDTGYGDGADVLPPYMLDRNFWITAFMLVIIPLGFLRRLDSLKYTSIIALVSIGYLIILVVYHFAAESHPNRGQVHYVTWEGPVSVLGAFPVVVFAYTCHQNMFSILNELKDGSPGSVVGVIGTSIGSAASIYILVAITGYLTFGNLVVGNIISMYPASIASTIGKAAIVVLVMFSVPLQIHPCRASLDAVLKWRPNRNNSAGGAHPDSTLIPPASSANDSHGSPTTPMSDLRFAILSTIIIVCSYATALTVSSLDRVLAYVGSTGSTAISFILPGLFYYKISDPNSIHHQRLTKDEDDAEDDNLDASTDEENGNLDPAGAGLLESVASLRSGMSAASRPRGTRWRRRLRWDLEHIEHGLLRKMALGLAIYGMCVMTVCLIMNTFFVHTKE; translated from the exons ATGCCTGCATACTCGACATTTACTGATGGAATCGGCTCGGGACATAGTGCCGACAATATGGCGAG GATACGACACAGGGGCTTGAAGCCCGGCGGAGGCCAGGCCTCAATGATGAGCAGCGTAATAAACCTTTTGAACACGA TTGTTGGAGCGGGCACCCTCGCCATGCCTTCGGCCCTTTCGCATATGGGCATCACACTCGGCACTGCCGTCATAATCTGGTCCGGATTGGCCTCTGCCTTTGGGCTGTACCTTCAATCCCGTTGCGCGCGCTACATCGACCGAGGCCACTCTTCCTTCTTTGCGCTTTCACAGTTGACGTATCCGAACGCGGCCGTCTTCTTCGACGCCGCCATCGCAATCAAATGTTTTGGCGTCGGCGTGTCATACCTCATCATCATTGGTGATTTGATGCCCGGCGTGGCGCGGGGCCTGGTTTCTGATACTGGCTATGGCGACGGGGCCGATGTGCTTCCTCCATACATGCTGGACCGGAATTTCTGGATCACGGCGTTCATGCTGGTCATCATTCCGTTGGGATTCTTGAGGAGGCTGGACTCACTCAAGTACACGAGCATCATTGCGCTTGTGTCTATTGGATACCTCATAATCCTCGTTGTTTATCACTTTGCTGCCGAGTCTCATCCGAATCGGGGCCAAGTTCACTATGTTACATGGGAGGGCCCGGTCTCTGTGCTGGGCGCTTTCCCTGTAGTTGTGTTTGCATATACATGCCATCAAAAC ATGTTTTCTATTCTTAATGAGCTCAAAGATGGCTCCCCTGGTAGTGTAGTTGGAGTCATTGGTACTAGCATTGGATCAGCAGCTAGTATCTATATTCTCGTAGCCATTACCGGCTACTTGACCTTTGGCAACCTGGTCGTTGGAAATATCATCTCGATGT ATCCCGCGAGCATCGCCTCGACTATTGGAAAGGCCGCCATTGTTGTTTTGGTCATGTTCAGCGTCCCCCTTCAAATTCACCCCTGTCGCGCATCGCTCGACGCCGTGCTCAAGTGGCGCCCCAACCGCAACAACAGCGCTGGCGGTGCGCACCCCGACTCGACGCTCATCCCGCCGGCTTCATCCGCAAACGACTCGCACGGTTCCCCAACGACGCCAATGTCGGACCTTCGCTTCGCAATCTTGTCGACAATCATTATCGTCTGCAGCTACGCCACCGCCCTCACGGTCTCCAGCCTGGACAGGGTGCTAGCTTACgtgggctcgacgggctCGACGGCCATATCCTTCATCCTTCCCGGGCTGTTCTACTACAAGATCAGTGACCCGAATAGCATTCATCACCAGCGCCTGACCaaggacgaggatgatgcCGAGGACGACAATTTAGATGCGTCCACTGACGAGGAGAACGGCAATCTGGACCCGGCCGGCGCGGGCCTGCTGGAGAGTGTCGCCAGCCTCCGGTCCGGCATGAGCGCCGCGTCGAGGCCGCGCGGGACCAGGTGGCGGCGCAGACTGCGCTGGGACCTCGAGCACATTGAGCACGGCCTGTTGCGCAAGATGGCGCTGGGTCTGGCAATCTATGGCATGTGCGTGATGACCGTCTGCCTGATCATGAATACCTTTTTCGTTCATACGAAGGAGTAA
- a CDS encoding RO10 — translation MTEPLMDKTLDNTTLATIELLEARLLRLEHIIYGPAGNPDAIPESSATSTMHDLERRFQGLVSRSRVYQDLLKIYNEHPSLFVSESQHAQSDSKTKQPPTQLDPAAVRAIVLASASQYHGTASALAAVTQDVPVPDPALSASLVATAPRARAIEAMQRAQTAEVAELRARSERVVRAWYEGRVLKYSKFVADAEGRVQDVEKTVLRAEAIRAEGEKV, via the exons ATGACGGAACCTTTGATGGACAAAACTCTCGATAATACCACTCTAGCCACCATCGAGCTTCTCGAGGCCCGCCTACTCCGCTTGGAGCACATCATCTATGGCCCCGCCGGCAACCCCGATGCGATCCCCGAGTCCTCGGCCACCAGCACGATGCACGACTTGGAGCGTCGCTTTCAGGGTCTAGTGTCCAGGTCACGAGTCTACCAAGATTTGTTGAAGATTT ATAACGAACACCCCTCCCTGTTCGTCTCCGAATCACAACACGCACAGTCCGACAGCAAAACCAAACAACCCCCGACACAGCTCGACCCGGCCGCCGTGCGAGCCATAGTCCTGGCATCGGCCTCGCAGTACCACGgcaccgcctctgccctcgcGGCCGTCACCCAGGACGTGCCCGTTCCCGATCCGGCGCTGAGTGCGAGCCTCGTGGCCACGGCGCCGCGGGCCAGGGCGATCGAGGCCATGCAGCGCGCGCAGACCGCCGAGGTTGCCGAGCTGCGGGCGAGGAGCGAGCGGGTGGTGAGGGCTTGGTACGAGGGCCGCGTGCTTAAGTACAGTAAATTCGTGGCCGACGCGGAGGGGCGCGTCCAGGACGTTGAAAAGACCGTGCTGAGGGCTGAGGCTATCAGAGCAGAGGGGGAGAAGGTTTGA